acgtagaagaagaaaaaagtacaAATCCATGGAGAATTTATAGAGCTCCTTGTTCCattatttcacataattttCTTCAAACACTTCTTTAAAAGAGAACTAGTCGCCCCTGAAGTGCCCTTGCGTTCTGAATTAACCAATTACAGGGACGTCGACAACAATTCCGACTACGTCGACCCAAACACGAACCCTATCACACCGGAAGTCGCGGGTGACATTTGTTCCTTGTAGCACAATCACGGCGTCGACCAAAGGATTCTCCCTCTCAATTGTTGCCTCTGCAACTGTCCCCTGAGCCCCCAATAGTTCAGGCCATGAAGC
This Pyrus communis chromosome 6, drPyrComm1.1, whole genome shotgun sequence DNA region includes the following protein-coding sequences:
- the LOC137737572 gene encoding glu S.griseus protease inhibitor-like — translated: MSSECEGKASWPELLGAQGTVAEATIERENPLVDAVIVLQGTNVTRDFRCDRVRVWVDVVGIVVDVPVIG